A part of Setaria viridis chromosome 8, Setaria_viridis_v4.0, whole genome shotgun sequence genomic DNA contains:
- the LOC140220174 gene encoding tyrosine decarboxylase 1-like, whose protein sequence is MGSLPLEAMMPLNPDSFAGESSAVVDFLADYYRNVDKYPVMANTQPGTIRKLLPEAAPELGDSMDRILDDVQRDILPGLTHWQSPSFFAYFPANASTAGFAGEMLSAGLNVVPFVWTASPVATELEQVVVDWMASLLGLPERFHFKGGGGGVLHGSTCEAVVCTLAAVRDRALSKLGHEGILKLVVYASDQTHATFQKGASIVGIPPANFRILRTSANSGYGLTATIVQRAIEEDVARGLVPLYLCATVGTTGLGAIDRVRELGHVARRYGTWLHIDAAYAGSAAICPEFQGHLDGAELADSLSMNPHKWFLTNMDCCCLWVANPTTMTDALSTDPEYLKNVGTASKMAETVDYKDWQIALSRRFRAIKLWVVLRRYGAAGMRAHIRRHIQMAEWFEHVVAADERFEVVVPRNFSLVCFRLRPRFMADKAVEALNRDLLAAVNASGRAFMTHFVVDDKFVIRLAVGGSMTEMRHVRAAWELLKEKANDLIATGC, encoded by the exons ATGGGTAGCCTTCCACTTGAAGCCATGATGCCACTGAACCCCGATTCATTCGCTGGGGAGTCCAGTGCCGTGGTCGACTTCCTCGCCGACTACTACCGCAACGTCGATAAGTATCCGGTCATGGCCAACACCCAGCCAGGGACCATCCGTAAGCTTCTTCCGGAGGCAGCCCCGGAGTTGGGCGACTCCATGGATCGCATACTGGATGATGTGCAGCGGGATATCCTCCCCGGCCTCACACATTGGCAGAGCCCTAGCTTCTTTGCCTATTTCCCGGCGAATGCAAGCACCGCAGGGTTCGCCGGGGAGATGTTGTCGGCTGGTCTCAACGTCGTCCCGTTCGTCTGGACGGCGTCACCGGTGGCCACTGAGCTGGAGCAGGTCGTGGTTGACTGGATGGCTAGCCTCCTCGGCCTACCGGAGCGCTTCCACttcaagggaggaggaggcggtgtccTGCATGGGAGCACGTGCGAGGCGGTGGTGTGCACTCTCGCTGCCGTGCGCGACCGTGCACTCAGCAAGCTCGGACATGAGGGCATCCTCAAGCTTGTCGTGTATGCCTCGGACCAGACCCACGCAACCTTCCAGAAGGGCGCGAGCATCGTCGGCATCCCTCCAGCAAACTTCCGCATCCTGCGGACTTCGGCAAACTCGGGATACGGCCTGACCGCCACCATCGTCCAAAGAGCAATCGAGGAAGACGTCGCCCGCGGGCTGGTTCCCCTTTACCTCTGCGCCACCGTCGGCACTACTGGTCTGGGGGCCATTGACCGAGTGCGCGAGCTCGGCCATGTTGCCCGGCGTTATG GAACCTGGCTGCACATCGACGCAGCCTACGCCGGAAGCGCAGCCATTTGCCCGGAGTTCCAAGGTCacctcgacggcgccgagctcgcGGACTCGCTGAGCATGAACCCACATAAGTGGTTCCTCACCAACATGGACTGCTGCTGCCTCTGGGTGGCGAACCCTACCACCATGACCGACGCACTGTCCACTGACCCGGAGTACCTCAAGAATGTCGGCACCGCGTCTAAGATGGCGGAAACGGTCGACTACAAGGACTGGCAGATCGCGCTGTCACGCCGCTTCCGTGCCATCAAACTCTGGGTGGTGCTACGGCGCTATGGAGCGGCGGGAATGCGCGCGCACATACGGAGGCACATCCAGATGGCAGAGTGGTTCGAGCACGTCGTGGCGGCGGACGAGCGGTTTGAGGTCGTGGTGCCAAGGAACTTCTCCTTGGTGtgcttccgcctccgcccgcggttCATGGCGGATAAAGCTGTGGAGGCCCTGAACCGCGACCTCCTCGCAGCGGTGAATGCAAGCGGCCGGGCGTTCATGACGCACTTCGTCGTGGACGACAAGTTTGTGATCCGCCTAGCCGTGGGTGGGTCAATGACAGAGATGCGGCACGTCCGGGCCGCGTGGGAGCTTCTCAAGGAGAAGGCCAACGACTTGATCGCCACCGGTTGTTAG